The Mesobacillus jeotgali genome window below encodes:
- the murA gene encoding UDP-N-acetylglucosamine 1-carboxyvinyltransferase, with translation MEKIIVRGGQRLSGSVKVEGAKNAVLPVIAATLLASDGKSVIRDVPTLSDVYTINEVLRSLNAVVEFENNTITVDASRELKIEAPFEYVRKMRASVLVMGSLLARNGRARVALPGGCAIGSRPIDQHLKGFEAMGATVKVGNGFIEAEAVNGLHGAKIYLDFPSVGATENIMMAAVLAKGTTIIENVAKEPEIVDLANFLNKMGAKVRGAGTGTIKIEGVEVLFGADHNIIPDRIEAGTFMVASAITGGNVLVKGAVPEHLSSLVAKMEEMGVTIIEEEEGLRVIGPEKLKAVDIKTMPHPGFPTDMQSQMMALLLRAQGTSMITETVFENRFMHVEEFRRMNANIKIDGRSVIMNGPSNLQGAEVAATDLRAAASLILTGLVADGVTRVTELYHLDRGYVNFHNKLAALGADIERISEVEEQPVTDQLVSDMNA, from the coding sequence TTGGAAAAAATCATCGTCCGCGGCGGACAAAGGCTAAGCGGTTCTGTAAAGGTTGAAGGAGCTAAGAATGCCGTCTTGCCTGTTATCGCTGCAACATTATTAGCAAGTGACGGAAAAAGCGTAATTCGTGATGTGCCAACTCTCTCCGATGTATATACCATCAACGAAGTATTACGTTCTTTAAACGCCGTAGTGGAGTTTGAAAATAACACAATTACAGTAGATGCATCCAGAGAGTTAAAAATAGAAGCACCTTTTGAGTATGTTCGTAAAATGCGTGCTTCTGTATTAGTAATGGGATCCCTGCTTGCCAGGAATGGCCGTGCTCGCGTAGCATTGCCAGGCGGCTGCGCAATCGGTTCCCGTCCTATCGACCAGCACCTTAAAGGCTTTGAAGCGATGGGTGCGACAGTCAAGGTAGGCAACGGTTTTATTGAAGCCGAAGCAGTCAATGGTCTGCATGGAGCTAAAATATACCTTGATTTCCCTAGCGTTGGCGCTACGGAAAACATCATGATGGCGGCTGTCCTTGCAAAAGGCACAACCATCATCGAAAACGTCGCAAAAGAACCAGAAATCGTCGACCTTGCCAACTTCCTGAACAAAATGGGAGCGAAGGTAAGAGGCGCTGGCACTGGCACAATCAAGATCGAGGGTGTGGAAGTACTGTTCGGTGCTGACCACAACATCATTCCTGACCGTATCGAAGCAGGAACCTTCATGGTTGCGTCTGCCATCACTGGCGGCAACGTCCTTGTAAAAGGCGCTGTTCCGGAACACCTTTCTTCATTGGTTGCCAAGATGGAAGAAATGGGCGTTACGATCATTGAAGAAGAAGAGGGCCTTCGTGTCATCGGGCCTGAAAAATTGAAAGCAGTCGACATCAAGACAATGCCGCACCCTGGCTTCCCAACAGATATGCAATCTCAAATGATGGCATTGCTATTGCGTGCTCAGGGAACAAGCATGATCACAGAAACTGTTTTCGAAAACCGCTTCATGCACGTAGAAGAATTCCGCCGCATGAATGCAAACATCAAAATCGACGGACGTTCTGTCATCATGAATGGACCATCCAACCTTCAGGGAGCAGAAGTGGCAGCAACTGACCTGCGTGCCGCAGCATCACTGATCCTGACTGGTCTTGTAGCAGATGGCGTAACTCGCGTGACAGAGCTTTACCACCTGGATCGCGGCTATGTGAACTTCCACAATAAGCTTGCAGCACTTGGTGCAGACATCGAACGCATCAGCGAAGTAGAAGAACAGCCAGTAACAGATCAATTAGTCTCAGACATGAACGCGTAA
- a CDS encoding NADH-quinone oxidoreductase subunit M translates to MDFNYFLTLLVFSPLLGILLLAFMPKANESGIKMLGVLATLPSLILALIAYFSYRGGNDLANFSEKFRWIQFGGQGAEQQGIFTVNYELGIDGFGLVMVVLTAVIATLAAVASFHIKKEWKGYYMLFLLLEIGMLGVFTSQNLILFFLFFEITLIPMFFLIGKWGYYDKEKAAYSFLIYNGLGSAILLIVIMVLFSRTGTSNIEMLSVMMNAENAPLFAPVSESLKMGLLIALLVAFGVKLPIFPLHSWMLRVHVEAPPSIVMIHSGILLKIGAFGLIRFGMGIFPEQFAELAVLLAVLGVINLLYGAFLAFIQTDFKMVLAYSSISHMGIVLIGLGALNEAGIQGAIFQVVSHGLISALLFFLVGVLYERTHTTTLANLGGMAKGMPLASGFLLAGAMASLGLPGMSGFVSEFMAFLGLFEEMPILAAVGTIGIIMTAVYLLRAVLAITYGKAEREFVGISDIRSFEWAPVLVLIGLIVLIGVYPAVLSEPLQATLETILMGIGG, encoded by the coding sequence ATGGATTTCAACTATTTTCTTACCTTACTGGTATTCTCCCCTTTACTAGGAATCCTGCTTTTGGCCTTCATGCCAAAGGCGAATGAATCAGGCATCAAAATGCTTGGCGTACTGGCAACACTGCCGTCATTGATCCTTGCATTGATTGCATACTTTTCGTATCGCGGCGGCAATGATCTCGCCAATTTTTCGGAAAAATTCCGCTGGATCCAATTCGGCGGCCAGGGTGCCGAGCAACAGGGCATCTTCACAGTGAACTACGAACTTGGCATTGATGGTTTCGGTTTGGTCATGGTTGTTCTCACAGCGGTGATCGCGACGCTTGCGGCAGTCGCTTCCTTCCATATCAAAAAAGAATGGAAAGGCTACTATATGCTGTTCTTGCTTCTCGAAATCGGGATGCTTGGAGTATTCACATCACAAAACTTGATCCTGTTCTTCCTTTTCTTCGAAATCACATTGATTCCAATGTTCTTCCTGATTGGAAAATGGGGTTATTACGACAAAGAAAAGGCTGCCTACAGCTTCTTGATTTATAACGGACTTGGATCGGCCATCCTGCTGATCGTCATCATGGTGCTGTTCTCAAGAACTGGCACATCCAATATCGAAATGCTGTCAGTCATGATGAACGCAGAAAACGCGCCTTTATTTGCGCCCGTATCTGAGTCATTGAAAATGGGCTTATTGATTGCCTTGCTAGTGGCTTTCGGTGTAAAGCTGCCAATCTTTCCGCTGCACAGCTGGATGCTCCGCGTCCACGTTGAAGCACCGCCATCCATCGTCATGATCCACTCAGGGATCTTGCTGAAGATCGGCGCATTCGGTCTGATTCGCTTCGGGATGGGGATTTTCCCTGAACAATTCGCAGAATTAGCCGTACTGCTCGCAGTACTGGGTGTCATTAACCTGCTTTACGGAGCGTTCCTTGCTTTTATCCAGACAGATTTCAAAATGGTCCTTGCTTACTCTTCTATTTCCCATATGGGGATCGTTTTAATCGGACTTGGAGCATTAAATGAAGCAGGAATTCAAGGTGCTATTTTCCAGGTCGTATCACACGGCTTGATTTCAGCTCTATTGTTCTTCCTTGTTGGAGTTCTTTATGAGCGCACGCATACGACAACACTTGCGAACCTTGGCGGCATGGCAAAAGGAATGCCGCTTGCATCAGGCTTCCTGCTTGCAGGCGCGATGGCATCACTTGGACTGCCTGGCATGTCCGGATTCGTAAGCGAATTCATGGCCTTCCTTGGACTATTCGAGGAAATGCCGATCCTTGCTGCGGTCGGTACAATCGGCATCATCATGACAGCAGTTTACCTGCTGCGTGCAGTCCTCGCCATCACATATGGCAAGGCAGAGCGCGAATTCGTTGGAATTTCAGACATCCGTTCATTTGAATGGGCTCCAGTTTTGGTGCTCATCGGCTTGATCGTTCTGATCGGTGTATATCCAGCTGTTCTTAGTGAACCGCTTCAGGCAACTTTAGAGACTATCTTGATGGGAATAGGGGGGTGA
- a CDS encoding DUF1146 family protein, with amino-acid sequence MITGFGGFALTSILTHLVFIAISWWALQALQFDKMLRANHVLQARVLYILASIALGSTVSNFFLDYLQWSQQLPMIFQ; translated from the coding sequence ATGATTACAGGTTTTGGCGGCTTTGCGCTGACCAGCATTCTGACACATCTTGTTTTTATCGCCATTTCTTGGTGGGCTCTGCAAGCACTCCAATTCGATAAAATGCTTAGGGCAAACCATGTACTTCAGGCCCGTGTCTTATATATTCTTGCTTCCATCGCACTGGGATCCACAGTAAGTAATTTCTTCCTAGATTACCTCCAATGGTCACAGCAGCTTCCGATGATTTTTCAGTAA
- a CDS encoding YwmB family TATA-box binding protein — protein sequence MKKIPFILSIFGIIGFIVFQAGNKTTVADADHEIKTLASVLQDENILITGWSLYARETLEDESVEGLVKELKVQLPSWTWKHRDGELTAVSNSSEIQEKIKIVSTDTNGLIHTYVMYEVRGHYWNKNTERFLNKNLPGRIFDIFRGNATTFSCIEGEFSDKIKSALPVYKTKLLKAFQAEEVEGVEEESFISTSAVSPLFDKSLSNDHEMNMQLGLRKTDRLGAKTTLVVGTPIITIEY from the coding sequence ATGAAAAAGATTCCATTTATTTTATCAATTTTTGGCATTATTGGTTTTATTGTGTTCCAAGCTGGGAATAAGACGACTGTAGCTGACGCTGATCATGAAATCAAAACTCTGGCCTCAGTTTTGCAGGACGAAAATATTTTGATCACGGGTTGGTCTTTATATGCAAGGGAAACGTTGGAAGACGAAAGTGTCGAAGGTTTGGTAAAAGAATTGAAGGTCCAGCTTCCGAGTTGGACATGGAAGCACCGAGATGGAGAACTTACAGCTGTTTCGAATTCTTCTGAGATTCAGGAAAAAATTAAAATTGTTTCGACGGACACAAATGGGCTGATACATACGTATGTGATGTATGAGGTCAGAGGTCACTACTGGAATAAAAATACAGAAAGATTTTTAAACAAAAATTTACCAGGCAGAATATTTGACATTTTTCGCGGAAATGCCACAACTTTCTCTTGTATTGAAGGCGAGTTCAGTGATAAGATAAAATCGGCTTTACCTGTTTATAAAACTAAATTGCTAAAGGCTTTTCAAGCTGAGGAAGTCGAAGGAGTAGAAGAGGAATCATTTATATCTACATCCGCTGTTTCGCCTTTGTTCGACAAATCCTTGAGCAATGACCATGAGATGAATATGCAGCTTGGATTACGGAAAACTGATCGATTGGGCGCAAAGACTACCCTTGTAGTTGGCACACCCATCATAACGATTGAATATTAA
- the nuoN gene encoding NADH-quinone oxidoreductase subunit NuoN: MDLDTLLSFDWGTMTPEFIILGVIAILSVADLFMPKHVDRKVLGWAGFAGIVLALVSLVSLIGTETTSILYDTFRLDSFAIAFKLILLLGAALVMLLAIDYRTNDGLEEYKGEFFYLFLTALLGTMFMASSGDLITLFVGLELLSIPSYVLAGMRKRNLKSNESAMKYVINGGISSAITLFGMSYVYGIAGSTNLREIAQVFGGLSDPQHIYILGLAFFMIFVGLSFKLASAPFHMWAPDVYEGAPTPVTAFLSVVSKTAGFVIILRILLSIFGYIPVAQEDGQPIPLLFAVQDYIAFLAGATMIIGNVIALRQRNIKRMFAYSSIAHAGYILVALTAMSFVTFDAIWFYMLAYVLMNLGAFAVIQVITMKTGSEDISHFAGLYRRSPLLAVGMGIFILSLAGIPGTAGFIGKLNIFMGALMVDQAHYVLVSIMIATTVVSYFYYFGIMTQMFFRPAASDEKIQLPAGTIAVILITVVGTILFGVLPNLAIDFMHSNFNQFVDFMR, translated from the coding sequence ATGGATCTAGATACACTTCTATCATTTGATTGGGGGACGATGACTCCGGAATTCATCATCCTTGGTGTCATTGCAATTTTATCAGTCGCTGATTTATTCATGCCAAAGCATGTTGACCGGAAAGTCCTTGGCTGGGCTGGTTTCGCTGGTATCGTACTGGCGCTGGTTTCGCTGGTATCGCTGATTGGTACTGAAACAACATCCATTTTATACGATACATTCAGATTGGATTCGTTTGCGATTGCATTCAAGCTGATCCTTCTACTTGGAGCGGCACTTGTCATGCTATTGGCAATCGATTACAGGACGAATGACGGACTTGAGGAATACAAGGGAGAATTTTTCTATCTGTTCCTGACGGCATTGCTTGGTACGATGTTCATGGCATCAAGCGGCGATTTGATTACCTTGTTTGTCGGACTTGAATTGCTGTCCATTCCGTCCTATGTCCTTGCAGGGATGCGAAAGCGCAACCTGAAATCGAATGAATCAGCTATGAAATACGTCATAAACGGCGGAATTTCTTCGGCAATTACATTGTTCGGTATGAGCTATGTGTACGGAATCGCCGGATCAACAAACTTAAGAGAAATCGCTCAAGTCTTTGGTGGTCTGAGTGACCCTCAGCATATCTACATTCTTGGACTGGCATTCTTCATGATTTTCGTCGGATTGTCATTCAAGCTCGCATCGGCGCCATTCCATATGTGGGCACCGGATGTATACGAAGGAGCTCCGACTCCGGTGACTGCGTTCCTGAGCGTCGTCTCAAAAACAGCTGGATTCGTGATCATCCTTCGAATCCTGTTATCGATTTTTGGATACATTCCTGTCGCACAAGAAGATGGGCAGCCAATTCCATTGCTGTTCGCAGTCCAGGATTACATTGCATTCCTGGCGGGAGCAACGATGATCATTGGTAACGTCATCGCCTTGAGACAGCGCAACATCAAGCGCATGTTCGCCTACTCAAGTATCGCGCATGCGGGTTACATCCTTGTCGCATTGACTGCCATGTCTTTCGTGACATTCGATGCAATCTGGTTCTACATGCTCGCATACGTGTTGATGAACCTTGGTGCATTCGCTGTGATCCAAGTGATCACAATGAAAACTGGCTCAGAAGATATCAGCCACTTCGCCGGCCTCTACCGCCGCTCACCGCTGCTCGCAGTGGGAATGGGAATCTTCATCCTGTCACTCGCAGGAATCCCGGGTACAGCAGGTTTCATCGGTAAGCTGAACATCTTCATGGGCGCATTGATGGTCGACCAGGCACACTACGTCCTAGTATCGATCATGATTGCAACAACAGTCGTATCCTATTTCTACTACTTCGGAATCATGACGCAAATGTTCTTCCGCCCGGCAGCAAGCGACGAAAAAATCCAGCTGCCAGCAGGAACAATTGCCGTCATCCTGATTACAGTAGTCGGAACAATCCTGTTCGGAGTCTTGCCAAACCTGGCAATCGACTTCATGCATAGTAACTTCAATCAGTTTGTGGATTTTATGAGGTAA
- the spoIID gene encoding stage II sporulation protein D: MLKFKPIIVLAAILFAVTLLIPSLLVLPFMEDKAGGKLGEELQREAKDTAAVPTADSAVEVAVYRTALSKTEKLPLDEYLIGVVAAEMPAEFELEALKAQALSARTYYVRQMLIPNKVGVPEGAQLNDTEIHQVFKNKEELKKQWGVDYKWKMKKIAEAVKATDGQVLTFDGAPIDATFFSTSNGFTENSEEYWSNSLPYLRSVESPWDLESPKFRNQTVMTVADVEAKLGVKLPNSPEIGKVISRTTGNRVAKIDIGGKVLTGKEVRDKLGLRSSDFTWELKGNNVVITTEGFGHGVGMSQYGANGMATEGKNYQDIVKHYYKGVEISEAESMLTKVTAKK, encoded by the coding sequence ATGTTAAAATTCAAACCAATCATCGTACTAGCTGCTATCCTATTCGCTGTCACACTCCTGATTCCATCCTTGCTCGTCCTCCCTTTTATGGAAGATAAGGCAGGCGGAAAGCTTGGGGAAGAGTTGCAGAGAGAGGCGAAGGATACGGCTGCTGTCCCGACTGCAGATTCCGCAGTTGAGGTAGCTGTTTACAGGACAGCTCTATCCAAAACAGAAAAGCTTCCGCTTGATGAATACTTGATCGGAGTCGTTGCAGCTGAAATGCCCGCCGAGTTCGAACTGGAGGCGTTGAAGGCACAGGCACTGTCGGCAAGGACTTATTATGTAAGACAAATGCTAATTCCCAATAAAGTAGGCGTACCTGAAGGCGCACAATTGAATGATACGGAAATCCACCAGGTGTTTAAAAATAAGGAAGAATTGAAAAAGCAGTGGGGCGTCGACTACAAATGGAAGATGAAGAAAATCGCCGAGGCAGTGAAGGCAACTGACGGTCAGGTGCTAACATTTGACGGTGCGCCAATCGACGCAACCTTCTTCTCGACATCGAACGGCTTTACCGAGAACTCAGAGGAATACTGGTCTAATTCCTTGCCTTACTTGCGGAGTGTGGAAAGCCCATGGGATTTAGAGTCACCTAAGTTTCGTAACCAAACGGTCATGACTGTGGCAGATGTGGAGGCTAAGCTTGGTGTCAAGCTGCCGAATTCTCCGGAGATAGGTAAAGTCATCTCTAGGACCACTGGGAACCGAGTCGCTAAAATTGATATCGGAGGTAAAGTCCTGACGGGAAAAGAAGTTCGTGATAAACTCGGCCTGCGCTCAAGCGACTTCACTTGGGAACTGAAGGGCAATAACGTCGTCATCACCACCGAAGGCTTCGGCCACGGCGTCGGCATGAGCCAATACGGAGCCAATGGCATGGCCACCGAAGGCAAGAACTATCAAGACATCGTCAAACACTACTACAAAGGCGTCGAGATCAGCGAAGCAGAGAGCATGCTGACGAAGGTTACTGCGAAGAAATAA
- a CDS encoding nuclease-related domain-containing protein, producing the protein MIEKERSYPIRLLMYEALMENLTENHPKFPIIEQDYRAWRAGYKGELQTDYRLSFLPEKGYHILRDLRLADEEWYFQIDTLILTLRYILLIETKNYSGILFFDKDSQQIIQTKDGQEKSYDNPINQVRMQAWHLKRWLKSHKLNVPPIYHLVTISNSSTIIKVSDRSLNNLIVKGDAILNRVIQIDEITSNPTYNDKELKKLSKLLIKKHTPHHPDILKPYSLTQADLQKGIQCPSCLTYGMQRDKWTWSCPVCNHKSKSAHHKKIKDSFLLFKPSITNQEFRELSNCLSIRAATNILLSMNLPHTGTKKGRIYHMPPDIEAFFNPAKK; encoded by the coding sequence TTGATCGAAAAAGAACGCTCCTACCCCATTCGGCTTCTCATGTATGAAGCATTGATGGAAAATCTGACAGAAAACCACCCTAAATTCCCAATTATCGAGCAAGATTATAGAGCTTGGCGAGCTGGTTATAAAGGTGAACTGCAAACTGATTACCGGTTAAGTTTTTTACCGGAAAAAGGGTATCATATCTTACGGGATTTACGCCTAGCCGATGAAGAATGGTATTTTCAGATTGATACCCTCATCTTAACACTTCGCTATATCCTTCTTATTGAAACGAAAAACTACTCTGGCATCCTTTTCTTTGATAAAGATTCCCAACAGATCATCCAAACAAAAGATGGGCAGGAAAAATCTTATGATAACCCTATTAACCAGGTTCGGATGCAAGCCTGGCACTTAAAGAGGTGGCTAAAGAGCCATAAACTCAATGTCCCTCCCATATACCACCTTGTTACGATTAGCAATTCCTCTACTATAATTAAAGTGAGTGACCGTTCCTTAAATAACTTGATTGTGAAAGGAGATGCCATATTAAATAGAGTGATTCAAATAGATGAAATTACTTCAAACCCTACCTATAATGATAAAGAATTAAAGAAGTTATCAAAGTTACTCATAAAGAAACATACTCCTCACCATCCTGACATTTTAAAACCATATTCCCTCACCCAAGCAGATCTACAAAAAGGTATCCAATGCCCCTCATGTTTAACCTATGGAATGCAGCGTGATAAATGGACTTGGAGTTGTCCAGTATGCAATCACAAATCAAAATCAGCACACCACAAGAAGATTAAAGATTCCTTTCTTCTTTTTAAACCCTCCATTACAAACCAGGAATTCAGGGAACTATCTAACTGTCTATCGATTAGAGCAGCGACCAACATCTTACTTTCAATGAACCTCCCCCACACAGGAACCAAAAAAGGCCGCATCTACCACATGCCACCTGACATCGAAGCATTCTTTAATCCCGCGAAAAAATAA